Proteins encoded together in one Chitinophaga sp. LS1 window:
- a CDS encoding RagB/SusD family nutrient uptake outer membrane protein — protein sequence MKQSILYLFIIFLITSCSKKLEEHPKSIAAEVFYNTPSEVEAGLDAIYIPIRRVSTIGALYLCQQEIYAEYLYGRGSHAPLNDYNGLDNTNMTRINSMWTDFYESIRDANIVIEKAPLGKSLTEDDLKKYVGEARFLRGLCYFYLVRNWNGVPLRTENNMDSINLARATATDVYNYLLADLEWAEQNLPDNPRLVGAPSKWAAKSVLTDVYMTLHQYDKARDKALEVINSGKYSLVKVNVAADFDKLFGPDISNSTEEIFYLKYARTPSGQGFPYPIYAHYPNSGYYPPGGYYTFYSDSEQNSFVKNWDKNDLRYAYDWYAQTFGLGATTILLKKFSDKSAVTAGGNDYPMYRYADILLFYAEAVAQAESTPSAEALEKLNMVHRRAYGKDPLTADASIDFQLTDQQSFIDRVVQERGYENCGEGKRWLDLKRLGIAQQVIAAVKGKTVTERHLLWPIPTVEYNYNTAINPTTDQNPGY from the coding sequence ATGAAACAGTCAATTCTCTATCTATTTATTATATTCCTGATCACTTCCTGCTCAAAAAAACTGGAAGAACATCCAAAGTCTATTGCGGCAGAAGTATTCTACAATACCCCCAGCGAAGTAGAAGCCGGGCTTGACGCGATCTATATTCCTATCAGGAGAGTCAGCACTATTGGTGCATTATATCTCTGCCAGCAGGAAATATATGCAGAATACCTCTATGGCCGTGGCAGTCACGCACCACTCAATGACTATAATGGTCTGGACAATACGAATATGACCCGTATCAATAGTATGTGGACCGATTTCTATGAGTCAATCCGTGATGCTAATATCGTGATAGAAAAAGCACCGCTGGGTAAATCACTGACAGAAGATGATCTGAAAAAATATGTAGGCGAAGCCCGCTTCCTCCGTGGTCTATGTTATTTCTACCTGGTGCGTAACTGGAATGGCGTACCATTGCGTACAGAAAATAATATGGACTCTATCAACCTCGCGAGGGCTACTGCAACAGATGTGTATAACTATCTCTTAGCAGACCTTGAATGGGCAGAACAAAACTTACCTGACAATCCACGTCTGGTGGGTGCACCTTCCAAATGGGCTGCTAAATCAGTACTGACCGATGTATACATGACCCTGCATCAGTACGACAAGGCGAGAGACAAAGCACTGGAAGTGATCAACTCCGGCAAATACTCCCTCGTAAAAGTAAATGTAGCAGCTGATTTCGATAAGTTATTTGGTCCTGACATCTCCAATTCCACAGAAGAGATCTTTTATCTTAAATATGCGCGTACCCCTTCAGGACAAGGTTTCCCCTATCCTATCTACGCGCATTATCCTAACTCCGGTTATTATCCGCCCGGCGGTTATTATACTTTCTACAGCGACTCCGAACAGAACAGCTTTGTAAAGAACTGGGACAAGAATGATCTTCGTTACGCTTATGACTGGTATGCACAAACCTTTGGACTGGGCGCTACGACTATCCTGTTGAAAAAGTTCAGTGATAAAAGCGCTGTCACCGCCGGCGGCAATGATTATCCCATGTATCGTTATGCAGATATCTTATTGTTCTATGCCGAAGCGGTCGCACAGGCAGAAAGTACTCCCTCCGCTGAGGCACTGGAAAAGCTCAACATGGTACACCGCAGGGCTTATGGCAAAGATCCACTCACTGCCGATGCATCTATTGATTTTCAGTTGACGGACCAACAATCATTCATTGACCGCGTCGTGCAGGAAAGAGGGTACGAGAATTGTGGAGAAGGGAAAAGGTGGTTGGATCTGAAACGCCTGGGTATCGCCCAACAGGTGATAGCCGCTGTAAAAGGCAAAACCGTTACAGAACGGCACCTGCTATGGCCTATTCCCACTGTGGAATACAACTACAATACTGCCATTAACCCAACTACTGATCAAAACCCTGGATACTGA
- a CDS encoding TonB-dependent receptor, producing MKLSVIILLSACMQIYAKGYAQFVSLSEKNAPLEKVFHNIEKQTGFVFFYDHKLIDQAPKVSIDLRNAPLEKALDLCLKDQLLSWSIVNKNIVIKPRQAPAQPVNPTPPQDTLLNIKGKVLTDKGQPLPGATVMAKGTNNGVVTDAEGNFRIKVKRNTTIVVSFIGYKSQEAEITNDQPQNFSLAEAATLTDEIVVVGYGTVKKSDLTGSLSQVKSKDITAYPSTNVMQALNGRAAGVRVMQNNGAPGASVSLRIRGTNSILGGNEPLYVIDGFPYNGNPTFLQNADIASIEVLKDASSTAIYGSRGANGVVMITTKNGKKTNITSVEVDAGYTIQRVSKKMKLMNAQQYALLYNEQAANDGLSPYFTQAKIDSLGQNAGTDWQDLVLRKAPLYNISATVNGGTSNTRFSLSSSAYLQDGIIKGSDYKRYNVRGNIEHDISKVVSVSLNTILTRLNSSRKNSSLGNRGSDLISGMLMAPPSLTPYLADGSYRRLNTAYSFISNVIVNPLVHIYEESDMIKGDRVLSNAALTIKPVKGLTIRISGGIDNLNDRVDAYNNIEPTVNSVGYANIETTQQTGLLNENVITYQHALNKHSFSIMGGFTYQDNTNTTLNASGTGFLSDVSGTGDIESASTPGIPNSSYAKWVLLSYLGRANYSYNDKYLFTASIRRDGSSRYSKNNQWANFPSAAIAWKVANEEFLKQSKVIADLKLRASYGLSGNTSINPYQTLNQLGVGNTIFGDAAYVAYAPGTTLPGDLKWEITHQLDVGADIGFLHNDLFITLDYYKKKTVNLLNTVQLPASMGYTTTLQNVGEIQNKGVELGIDAAILKGTLSWNVNANIAVNRNKVLKLYNGQDIYGDAIYTGSLNDYVNILREGQPLGIFYGYKENGYTATGNIQYVDMNKDGAITAADKTYIGNPNPDFTYGLNSVLNWKGFELTIFIQGSQGNKILNLNKAVSLDLGMGLNLPAEVYESHWTAENTTAKYPKISRTLSANISDRFVEDGSYLRFKNIQVAYNIPAKQLGWNWLKSAQIYASGQNLITFTKYSWYDPEVNAYGGSNSIRQGIDYSVYPTFKSVTFGIRCGF from the coding sequence ATGAAGTTATCCGTAATTATTTTGTTGTCAGCCTGTATGCAGATCTATGCTAAAGGATATGCCCAGTTTGTATCGCTTTCTGAAAAGAACGCGCCACTGGAAAAGGTTTTCCACAATATCGAAAAACAAACAGGCTTTGTATTTTTCTATGATCACAAACTTATCGATCAGGCGCCAAAAGTTTCTATCGATCTCAGAAATGCGCCGCTGGAAAAAGCACTGGACCTTTGTCTGAAAGACCAGTTGTTATCATGGTCTATCGTAAATAAAAACATCGTTATCAAACCACGGCAAGCACCTGCACAACCGGTGAATCCAACGCCGCCACAAGATACCCTCCTGAATATAAAAGGAAAGGTGCTCACCGACAAAGGCCAACCCCTGCCCGGCGCCACTGTAATGGCCAAAGGCACCAACAATGGCGTGGTCACAGATGCAGAAGGTAACTTTAGGATTAAAGTCAAACGTAATACCACCATCGTCGTTTCCTTTATCGGTTACAAAAGCCAGGAAGCTGAGATCACTAACGACCAGCCACAAAACTTTAGCCTCGCCGAAGCCGCCACCCTCACGGATGAAATTGTGGTAGTCGGCTATGGCACTGTAAAGAAAAGCGATCTCACCGGCTCACTCAGCCAGGTCAAATCTAAAGACATTACCGCTTATCCCTCTACCAATGTCATGCAGGCGCTCAACGGCAGAGCTGCCGGTGTACGCGTCATGCAAAACAACGGTGCCCCAGGTGCCAGCGTAAGCCTGCGTATCAGGGGTACGAACTCCATTTTAGGTGGCAATGAACCCCTCTATGTGATAGATGGCTTTCCCTACAATGGCAATCCAACCTTTCTCCAGAACGCCGACATTGCCAGCATTGAAGTACTGAAAGACGCGTCCTCCACTGCTATCTACGGTTCCAGAGGCGCCAATGGCGTAGTGATGATCACCACCAAAAATGGTAAAAAAACCAATATCACATCTGTGGAAGTAGATGCTGGTTACACCATTCAACGTGTATCTAAAAAAATGAAGCTCATGAATGCACAGCAATACGCATTACTATACAATGAGCAGGCTGCAAACGACGGCTTATCCCCCTACTTCACGCAGGCAAAGATTGACAGCCTCGGACAAAATGCCGGCACTGACTGGCAGGACCTCGTACTTCGCAAAGCACCGCTGTATAATATTAGCGCGACGGTGAACGGTGGCACCAGCAACACCCGGTTTTCACTGTCCAGCTCTGCCTACTTACAGGATGGCATCATCAAAGGCAGCGACTACAAACGTTATAACGTGCGTGGTAATATTGAACATGATATCAGCAAGGTGGTCAGCGTCTCTTTAAACACCATCCTGACAAGACTCAATAGCTCACGCAAAAACTCTTCCCTTGGCAACAGAGGAAGCGATCTGATATCAGGTATGTTAATGGCGCCGCCCTCACTCACGCCCTATCTGGCGGATGGCTCGTATAGAAGATTGAATACCGCTTATTCCTTTATTTCTAATGTAATCGTCAATCCGTTAGTACATATTTACGAAGAGTCAGACATGATCAAAGGAGATCGTGTGTTATCAAATGCGGCATTAACGATCAAGCCAGTTAAAGGACTCACCATCAGGATCTCCGGTGGCATCGATAACCTGAATGACCGCGTTGACGCCTACAACAACATAGAACCTACCGTCAATTCTGTTGGCTATGCCAATATAGAAACCACCCAACAGACAGGCCTCCTGAATGAGAACGTGATCACCTACCAGCATGCGCTCAATAAACACTCCTTTAGCATCATGGGTGGCTTCACTTATCAGGATAATACCAATACTACGCTGAATGCTTCCGGCACCGGCTTTCTCAGTGACGTATCTGGTACCGGCGATATTGAAAGTGCTTCTACACCGGGTATTCCAAATAGTAGTTATGCTAAATGGGTATTGCTCTCTTACCTTGGCAGAGCGAATTACAGCTATAATGACAAGTACCTGTTCACTGCCAGCATTCGCCGTGATGGCTCTTCCCGCTATTCAAAGAATAACCAGTGGGCGAACTTCCCTTCTGCCGCCATTGCCTGGAAGGTGGCCAATGAAGAATTCCTGAAACAGTCTAAGGTGATCGCTGATCTAAAACTAAGAGCCAGCTATGGCCTCTCTGGCAATACATCTATTAATCCATATCAGACATTGAACCAACTTGGCGTAGGCAATACTATTTTTGGCGATGCCGCTTATGTAGCCTACGCACCCGGCACTACACTGCCCGGAGACCTGAAGTGGGAAATCACGCACCAGCTGGACGTCGGCGCAGATATCGGCTTCCTGCACAATGACCTCTTCATCACACTGGATTATTACAAAAAGAAAACAGTGAACCTCCTGAACACCGTGCAATTGCCGGCTTCCATGGGGTATACCACCACCCTACAAAATGTAGGTGAAATACAAAACAAAGGTGTTGAACTCGGTATTGACGCTGCCATCCTGAAAGGTACCCTGAGCTGGAATGTAAATGCCAATATCGCCGTGAACCGCAACAAAGTGCTGAAACTGTACAATGGTCAGGATATCTATGGTGATGCCATCTATACCGGCTCCTTAAACGACTATGTCAATATTCTCCGGGAAGGACAGCCACTAGGCATTTTCTACGGATACAAAGAAAATGGCTACACCGCCACCGGCAATATACAATATGTAGATATGAACAAAGACGGTGCGATCACTGCTGCTGACAAAACCTACATCGGCAATCCTAATCCTGACTTTACATACGGCCTGAACTCCGTACTAAACTGGAAAGGCTTTGAACTCACTATCTTCATACAAGGCTCTCAGGGTAACAAAATCCTCAACCTGAACAAAGCCGTTTCTCTTGACCTCGGTATGGGTCTCAACCTGCCGGCAGAAGTCTACGAAAGTCATTGGACTGCTGAAAATACTACGGCTAAATATCCAAAGATCAGCAGAACACTCTCTGCCAATATCTCTGACAGGTTTGTTGAAGACGGCTCCTACCTGCGCTTTAAAAATATCCAGGTCGCATACAACATACCGGCCAAACAACTCGGCTGGAACTGGTTGAAATCTGCACAGATATATGCCAGCGGCCAGAACCTGATCACTTTCACAAAATATTCATGGTATGATCCGGAAGTGAATGCCTACGGTGGTTCCAACTCCATTCGGCAAGGCATCGACTACTCTGTTTATCCGACATTCAAATCTGTAACGTTCGGTATCAGGTGTGGCTTCTAA
- a CDS encoding FecR family protein encodes MDQNTFSILLEKYLRGSISQDEVTSLLDSLEDDAMRLQWEQAIAGMLAAQAQKNMLPAQTQEKNILSAQTQEENIQPAHTQEKIPHKIILYAVAATLLALLATSILYLTHNNQQAPIQIATTQPHTIAPGGNKAILTLADGSQITLDSANNGAIAHQGNVQVIKLNNGQLAYKADAAGTNELHYNRLVTPRGGQFMIILPDGSKVWLNAATSLRYPTAFSGNSREVQLSGEAYFEIAPNAHMPFIVNVNNMEVKVLGTQFNIMGYPDENSTQTTLLEGAVRVQHNTAGVRLQPGQQASVQGENMTVKKDIDVDEVVAWKNGYFHFNHESLPGVMRQISRWYDVEVIYEGNIPEREFGGKIERNSSLNDVLKILELSNVHYKIKERKIIITS; translated from the coding sequence ATGGATCAGAATACCTTTTCAATCCTTTTAGAAAAATACCTCAGGGGCAGCATCTCCCAGGACGAAGTCACCAGCCTGCTGGACTCCCTGGAAGACGATGCCATGCGCCTACAATGGGAGCAGGCCATCGCCGGCATGCTAGCAGCGCAGGCGCAGAAGAACATGCTACCTGCGCAAACACAGGAGAAAAATATACTATCTGCCCAAACGCAGGAGGAAAACATACAACCAGCCCACACACAGGAGAAAATACCACATAAAATAATACTTTACGCCGTAGCAGCTACCCTATTAGCCCTACTGGCCACCAGCATTCTCTACCTTACCCACAATAACCAACAAGCACCCATTCAAATTGCCACCACGCAACCTCATACAATTGCACCCGGTGGTAACAAAGCCATTCTCACCCTCGCAGATGGCAGCCAGATCACCCTCGACAGCGCCAACAACGGCGCTATTGCCCACCAGGGCAACGTCCAGGTCATCAAACTCAACAATGGTCAACTCGCCTATAAAGCCGACGCAGCCGGCACAAACGAACTGCATTACAATCGTCTGGTCACACCCAGGGGAGGACAATTCATGATCATCCTGCCGGATGGCTCCAAAGTCTGGCTCAATGCCGCCACCTCTCTCAGGTACCCTACCGCTTTCAGTGGAAATAGCAGGGAAGTACAACTCTCCGGTGAAGCCTATTTTGAAATTGCCCCTAACGCCCACATGCCTTTCATCGTCAATGTAAACAACATGGAAGTCAAGGTCTTAGGCACCCAATTCAATATCATGGGCTACCCCGACGAAAACAGCACCCAGACCACCCTCCTGGAAGGTGCCGTTCGGGTACAACACAATACCGCCGGCGTGCGCCTCCAGCCAGGCCAACAAGCTTCCGTGCAAGGAGAAAACATGACTGTAAAAAAAGATATAGATGTAGATGAGGTAGTCGCATGGAAGAACGGCTATTTTCATTTCAACCATGAATCACTACCCGGTGTAATGCGCCAGATAAGCCGTTGGTACGACGTAGAAGTTATTTATGAAGGAAATATACCTGAAAGGGAATTCGGGGGGAAAATCGAACGCAATAGCAGCTTAAACGACGTTTTGAAAATACTTGAACTCAGCAATGTTCATTACAAGATTAAAGAAAGGAAAATTATAATCACCTCTTAA
- a CDS encoding RNA polymerase sigma-70 factor, which produces MHKVPHSDVDLLKLIAQGDRHAYQLIFEKYWTSIYNTALLLTKSPAFAEDIAQDVFTMLWEKRATLPAIEKPEGFLFITARNIIYSRLRKLASDKAYRQYIQHCFQEQQASTAQEQAEYKELEQTILRTIHNLSPQQQKAFTLSRFQGMQHKEIAQNMGLSPVTIKSYIVQAIVTLRRALANHPARSLIILWALSFLP; this is translated from the coding sequence ATGCATAAAGTTCCACATAGTGACGTTGATTTGCTGAAACTGATCGCCCAGGGAGACCGGCATGCATACCAACTTATATTCGAAAAATACTGGACCTCTATCTATAATACCGCCCTCCTCCTTACCAAATCCCCCGCTTTTGCCGAAGACATCGCACAGGATGTATTCACCATGCTCTGGGAAAAACGCGCCACCCTTCCCGCTATCGAAAAGCCCGAAGGCTTCCTCTTCATCACCGCCCGTAATATCATCTATTCCCGTCTGCGCAAATTGGCCAGCGACAAGGCTTACAGACAATACATCCAACATTGCTTCCAGGAGCAGCAAGCCTCCACCGCACAGGAACAGGCGGAATACAAAGAACTGGAACAAACCATTCTCCGTACTATACACAACCTCTCCCCCCAACAACAAAAAGCTTTTACACTTAGCCGCTTCCAGGGCATGCAACACAAGGAAATCGCCCAAAACATGGGCTTATCCCCCGTTACTATCAAAAGCTACATCGTCCAGGCCATCGTCACCCTCCGCAGGGCACTGGCCAATCACCCCGCCCGCTCCCTCATCATCCTGTGGGCACTTTCCTTCCTCCCATAA
- a CDS encoding DUF6934 family protein gives MDKEIYNFTFNKEDATFQFDSIGPKGKIRKLISYILFDRMDDGTPVLNLAFGDLEGNDQNISDTVISNNPDRDKVLATVARTVLQIIDSYNKVGIIAQGSTPSRTRLYQISINAYKEEIDEYFEVKGLTDKGWEIFKNGTNYSSFLATKKV, from the coding sequence ATGGACAAGGAAATATATAATTTCACCTTCAATAAGGAAGATGCAACTTTCCAGTTTGATAGTATTGGGCCGAAAGGTAAAATAAGGAAATTAATTTCATATATACTTTTCGATAGAATGGATGATGGTACACCTGTTCTAAATTTAGCCTTTGGCGATTTAGAAGGTAATGACCAAAATATCAGCGATACAGTTATTTCAAATAATCCGGATAGAGACAAAGTTCTTGCGACAGTTGCCAGGACTGTATTGCAAATAATTGATTCGTATAATAAAGTAGGAATAATTGCTCAGGGTAGTACTCCATCACGAACCCGATTATATCAAATTAGTATCAATGCTTACAAAGAAGAAATTGACGAGTATTTCGAAGTCAAAGGATTAACGGATAAAGGATGGGAGATATTTAAAAATGGTACAAACTATTCATCATTTTTAGCAACTAAAAAAGTTTAA
- a CDS encoding DUF2157 domain-containing protein → MNIRMFGKLEQDGLISPGSMSNIHAATGKKLFSLHWELKTILYLGVLLLSGGLGVLVYKNIDTIGHQVVLLAIALACAGCFYYCFRRKLPFSWGKVPAPNPFFDYILLLGCLLFITFITYLQGAYGVFKFHYGTATFIPLTVLFFSAYYFDHLGVLSLAITNLAAWLGVNVSPLTFMEGTMYIDTRLIITGLILGAALLLMDYFTHYLRKKPHFGFTYRNFGMHLMLLACVTAMFKSHFNYYNEENASYLIWFLLQVGISFYIYREALKHQSFYFLLMMALYGYVGLSYVVVRLLILTESEGGIYAGILYFIASAIGLIIFLINANKKIKHDSLQ, encoded by the coding sequence ATGAATATTCGCATGTTCGGGAAACTGGAGCAGGATGGTTTGATCTCCCCCGGGTCAATGTCCAACATCCATGCTGCCACCGGGAAAAAATTGTTTAGCCTCCATTGGGAATTGAAAACCATTCTTTATTTAGGAGTACTGTTATTAAGCGGGGGATTAGGTGTCCTTGTTTACAAAAATATCGATACCATTGGCCATCAGGTCGTACTGTTAGCAATTGCATTGGCTTGTGCCGGCTGTTTTTATTATTGCTTCCGGCGAAAGTTGCCTTTCTCATGGGGAAAGGTTCCAGCTCCCAACCCATTCTTCGATTACATTCTGCTGTTAGGATGTTTATTGTTCATCACCTTTATTACCTACCTGCAAGGAGCGTATGGCGTATTTAAATTCCACTATGGAACAGCTACATTTATTCCTTTGACAGTGTTGTTTTTCAGCGCTTATTACTTTGATCATTTAGGCGTGTTGAGTCTGGCTATTACGAACCTCGCTGCATGGCTGGGTGTAAATGTATCGCCACTGACCTTTATGGAAGGCACGATGTATATAGACACACGCCTGATCATTACAGGATTGATATTGGGAGCCGCCTTGCTGCTGATGGACTACTTTACCCACTACCTGCGAAAGAAACCTCACTTCGGATTTACCTACCGCAACTTCGGTATGCACCTGATGTTGCTGGCTTGTGTAACAGCGATGTTTAAGTCTCATTTTAATTACTATAATGAAGAAAATGCCAGTTACCTGATATGGTTCTTACTTCAGGTCGGCATCAGTTTCTATATCTACAGAGAAGCATTGAAACACCAGTCTTTTTATTTTCTGCTGATGATGGCTTTATATGGTTATGTAGGGTTATCTTATGTAGTAGTAAGATTGCTCATTCTTACAGAGAGCGAGGGTGGTATTTACGCTGGTATCCTGTATTTCATCGCCTCTGCCATTGGATTGATTATATTCCTTATTAACGCAAATAAAAAGATCAAACATGATAGCCTACAATAA
- a CDS encoding GNAT family N-acetyltransferase yields the protein MHIHYKTDTVPATADIIELYDNAGLKRPTEDAGRIAEMYKNSPLVVSAWDGEKLVGVARSLTDYCFCCYLGDLAVNKDYQMAGIGRQLVALTQEVIGPKTMLLLLSAPTAMEYYPKIGMTRLNNAFYIARKE from the coding sequence ATGCACATCCATTACAAAACAGACACAGTTCCGGCTACAGCGGATATTATTGAATTATATGACAATGCGGGATTGAAAAGGCCGACGGAAGATGCGGGGAGGATAGCGGAGATGTATAAAAACTCACCCCTGGTTGTATCTGCGTGGGATGGGGAGAAATTGGTAGGGGTAGCGAGGTCATTGACCGATTATTGTTTTTGTTGCTATCTGGGTGATCTGGCGGTGAATAAGGATTATCAGATGGCGGGAATTGGGAGGCAATTGGTGGCGTTGACGCAGGAGGTGATAGGGCCGAAGACCATGTTGTTGTTATTGTCAGCGCCGACGGCAATGGAGTATTATCCAAAGATTGGGATGACGAGGTTGAATAATGCGTTTTATATAGCGAGAAAGGAATAG
- a CDS encoding PLP-dependent aminotransferase family protein → MLPFQTLIPLNKTLALPVYRQIANAIAQHIKNGILKPEMALPGTREMAETLDVHRKTVVAAYSELQIQGWILVTPRKGFYVAGNLPELKPREWQQEGASGYGKQMSAPFHVLAPDYQGSIYPPNTPFRLIIDDGWPDTRLAPLDLLMREYRSLLKFKYKNPVSGAVTAGALSLREAMVDYLSETRGIKADIPNLLITHGAQMAIYIAARLTIAPGANVIAGIPGYNTASQLFQHLGANLLSVPVDEQGIDTDAVAAICKKHPISMLYVIPHHHHPTTVTLSPARRMHLLELAAQYNFAIIEDDYDYGFHYNSAPYLPLASGQHDGRVIYIGSFSKSLAASVRIGFMVGAEDFIQQGIYLRKLLDLKGNHLMEDALAILIKNGDMSRHLKKANKVYHTRLQHLTTLLDTHMPGVVEYTVPMGGMAIWSQFKVPLKTLSAHAAKQGLYISDGSFYMVKNACRIGFASLTTAEMEEAITILASGV, encoded by the coding sequence ATGCTGCCATTTCAAACCCTCATCCCACTAAACAAAACCTTAGCCCTGCCTGTCTACAGGCAGATCGCCAACGCTATTGCCCAACATATCAAAAACGGAATCCTAAAGCCCGAAATGGCCCTGCCAGGTACCCGTGAAATGGCTGAAACCCTGGATGTACACCGCAAAACCGTCGTCGCGGCCTACAGTGAATTACAAATTCAGGGATGGATCCTCGTTACCCCCCGGAAAGGATTTTATGTAGCCGGCAACCTACCGGAACTGAAACCCCGTGAATGGCAACAGGAAGGCGCCAGTGGCTATGGCAAACAAATGTCTGCCCCCTTCCATGTGCTGGCACCCGATTACCAGGGGAGTATCTATCCTCCAAATACCCCATTCCGCCTCATCATTGACGATGGCTGGCCAGATACCCGCTTAGCACCGCTGGACTTACTGATGCGGGAATACAGAAGTCTGCTCAAATTCAAATATAAAAACCCGGTCTCAGGCGCTGTCACTGCCGGCGCTCTCAGTCTGCGGGAAGCTATGGTTGACTACCTCTCTGAAACAAGAGGTATCAAAGCTGATATCCCGAACCTCCTCATCACCCATGGCGCCCAGATGGCTATTTACATTGCTGCACGCCTTACCATTGCCCCCGGCGCCAATGTGATCGCAGGCATACCCGGATATAACACCGCCAGCCAGTTATTTCAACACCTGGGTGCGAACCTCCTCTCTGTACCTGTGGATGAGCAGGGCATAGATACAGACGCCGTTGCAGCTATCTGTAAAAAGCACCCCATCAGCATGCTCTATGTTATTCCTCATCACCATCATCCAACCACCGTCACCCTGAGTCCTGCCAGAAGAATGCACCTGCTGGAACTGGCAGCACAATACAACTTTGCCATCATCGAAGACGATTATGACTATGGCTTCCATTATAATTCCGCTCCTTACCTGCCGCTGGCCAGCGGGCAGCATGATGGAAGAGTGATCTATATAGGCTCTTTTTCTAAATCCCTGGCGGCTTCTGTACGTATCGGATTTATGGTAGGCGCGGAAGACTTTATCCAGCAAGGCATCTACCTGCGCAAATTACTTGACCTGAAAGGGAACCACCTGATGGAAGATGCACTGGCTATACTGATTAAAAACGGAGACATGTCCCGCCACCTGAAAAAGGCGAATAAGGTCTATCATACCCGGTTACAGCATCTGACCACGCTACTGGATACACATATGCCAGGGGTAGTAGAATATACAGTTCCCATGGGTGGCATGGCCATCTGGTCGCAATTCAAAGTGCCTTTAAAAACATTGTCTGCACATGCAGCAAAGCAGGGTCTATACATCAGCGATGGCTCTTTTTATATGGTGAAAAATGCTTGCCGGATTGGGTTTGCGTCTTTGACTACAGCGGAAATGGAGGAGGCCATCACAATCTTAGCCAGCGGTGTTTAA